The genomic window ATTACGACCTACAATTACTTTAGTCAGATTAGAAACTCGAAAATGACGGCCAATTTTAAGTAGTTTGATGTCACGCCATAATGGATTTTTTAAATGATTAAGCAAATCTCGCAGTTTTTTAGCAAATATAGGATCGGTAAGAAGACAACCCCCGGCTGGACAAAGATAATCGTTGATTTTGTAATGAAGAGCCAGTTTTATTTGTGGTCTTCGTGATCGACCCCTAATATTTAATAGTTTGTCCCTGTTGATAATGCCTATCTTTTCTGGAAGGGTAGGGTTCAGAACTTGAGCTGATAGTGGTCGCAAGATAAGCCCTTCTAAGCCTGCTTCTTTTTCAATAAGTTCCATAGCTTTCCGGTGTTGAGACATAGGTCTTTGTCCTAATACTTCGCCGGTAATCATAAAAGAAGCTTTGATCTCTTCCATATAACTTTTGGCTTTTTTAAACATTAAGATCCGACAGTCGATACAGGGGTTCATATTTTTGCCATAACCGTATTTAGGACTTTTGACCATCTCTAAGTATTCCTTACCAAGCCCAATTACCTTTAACTTAACGTCAAGTTTTTCCGCTACTTTTTTCGATTCAAGTTGACAACTATTTTTACGATTACATTGACAGAAAGGGCTAGTAAAATTTAAGGCCACTATTTCTATTCCTTGGTCCAACAAGAGCCTGATGGTTAAAGTTGAATCAAGTCCGCCCGATAATAAAGCTATTGCTTTTTTGTCCATAATTTTTATAAATAATTTAAATAATTCAGCAATTCTCTCAAATTAAATTCAAAAGACTTAATCTTCATCAGATGCTTAGTATTTCCAAATTCTTTTTAGAAATTATACAAAAGAAATTACACAAAAGCCACAGCTTTTAACCTGTGGCTTTTATATTTTCTCAATTATTTTTTAAATTTGTCTTATCAAGAGACCAGCTGTATTCTTAAAAATATTTCTTGGGAATTCTCATGGCATAAAAAGAACGATAGACAAAGATTAAAGCAATTAATAGAAAAACTATGCCTACATAAGGAGCATTAGCTCTAAATTCCTCAGAAATAGCAATCTCCATGGCCAGAAGACCAAACAAGGTAGTAAATTTAATAATGGGATTCATAGCTACTGAAGAAGTATCTTTAAACGGATCACCTACTGTATCTCCTATTACTGTAGCATCATGGAGAGGAGTTCCTTTTTGCTTTAATTCTACTTCTACTATTTTCTTGGCATTATCCCAACATCCTCCAGCATTGGCCATAAATATTGCTTGAAATAAACCAAAGACAGCAATAGCAATAAGGTAGCTAATAAAGAAGGCGGTAGGGGCACTTAAACTTGCAAGCTCCTTAGGGTCTGTTATTCCAACTAAGTTACCTGGTGCAGAAAAGAAAGCAAAGGCTAAAGCAAAGGAGAATACGACAATGAAGATATTAAACATGCCTTTTTGAGCATACTGGGTGCAAATCTTTACTACTTCTCTTGAATTTTCAGCGGAAGCTTTCTTCTCAGTAGTATCTAATTTGATGTGCTTCTTAATAAATTCTACAGTTCTATAAGCACCTGTGGTTACCGCTTGGATAGAAGCTCCTGTAAACCAAAAGATTACTGCGCCTCCACAAATAAAACCTAAAAGAGTATATGGATTTAAAAGATTTAAAACAGCTTCTGGTTCAATGCCAAGTGTTTTTTTAAGCACCAGAATAAGCGAGAAGATCATGGTAGTAGCTCCTACTACTGCTGTTCCAATTAATACTGGCTTAGCAGTGGCTTTAAAGGTATTTCCAGCACTATCATTTGATTCTAAATAATGTTTTGCCTTACTAACATTAGGCTTAAAACCAAAATCTCTTTCAATTTCTTTAGTTATGTTAGGTATGGATTCAATAAGTGATAATTCATAAATTGATTGAGCATTATCGGTCACCGGTCCATAGCTGTCTACCGCAATGGTTACTGGTCCCATGCCTAAAAATCCAAAAGCCACCAAGCCAAAAGCAAAGATTGAAGAATACATCATCAACTCAGGGGGGATATATAAGCTTGAAGCATAAGAAATCGCCATGAGCGATACCACCACCATTCCAATCCAAAAAGCACTAAAGTTTCCGGCCACAAGACCAGAAAGGATTGTCAAGGACGGCCCACCTTCACTTGAAGCTGTAACTACTTCATTAGTATGTTTGGACTTGGAGCTAGTGAAGATCTTTGTAAATTCAGGAATAAGAGCGGCCCCTAAAGTTCCACAGCTAATAATGATAGAAAGAATTAGCCAGAGATTAGCAAGGTTACCAGGAAGTGAAGATAACTGCCAGTAACTAACGCCAAAAGTCATCAAGATAGAAAGAATTGAGGTAATCCAAATTAAACTTGTTAAAGGTTTTTCATAATCAAACTCATCTTTATGAGCATAGGCTAAATTACTAACTGCTTTATTAATCCAGTAAGCGACAAGAGAAGTAGCGATCATTAAGATACGCATCAGGAATATCCAGGTTAAGAGTTGAATTTGATATGCTTCGTTAGAGACAGCCAGAACGATAAAAGAAATAAGAGCTACACCTGTTACTCCGTAAGTTTCAAAACCATCGGCGGTAGGACCAACGCTATCACCGGCATTATCACCGGTGCAATCAGCAATTACGCCAGGATTACGAGGATCATCTTCTTTAATCTTAAAGACAATCTTCATTAAATCAGAACCAATATCAGCAATTTTAGTAAAGATTCCTCCGGCAACACGAAGTGCACTTGCTCCCAAGGATTCACCAATGGCAAAACCAATAAAACAAGCACCAGCTAATTCCCGACGGACAAAAAGGAGAATAATAAGCATCATAATTAATTCTACACTTACTAATAAGACTCCAATACTCATTCCTGCTCGTAAAGGAATGTTTGAAAGGTTAATAGGTTTTCCTTCTAAGGCAGCAAAAGCAGTCCTACTATTAGCTAAGGTGTTTATCCGTATGCCAAACCAAGCTACACCATAAGAACCTAAAATTCCAACTACAGACCAGGCTAAAATAGTTAAGACACCACTTACTTCCATATGTTGCAAGTAGCCAAAATAAAAACCAATACATATAGCAATAAAGACTTCAAGAACGATTAAAAGTTTTCCCTGTTGAATGAGATAAGTTTTACAGGTCTTAAAAATAAGCTCACCAATATCTGTCATCGATTTATGAGCTTTTAAACTTTTTAACTTAAGATACTCAAAAATCCCAAAAATAAATCCTACAATACAAATAACAAACCCCATCAAGAGCAAATTGTAACTTCCCGTAGCCTTTATATCTGGGATTACTAATTCTGCTTCACTTGCTATTAACGGTGAAGTAACTAACATTAAGGCTAACGTTAATAAAATTTTACTCATCTTTTTGTTTACCCCTTGAAACATTCCCTGAAAGATCCTTAACAACTTTTGCCTCCTTTTTATAAAATTTAAGTTTTTAAGTGAGCCTTTCAAGCAAGGCCTAAACTCTTTTAGTAAGATACTAAATTTTTATTTACTTGTCAAATAAATAATTTTCCTTGTAACAGCAAAATGAAAATGTCCTGTTTTCCGTTATGGCAGGTAATTATCAAGAGTGTCTCTTTTAGATCTTCGGGATGAGCCAAATTTTTATTGAGTAAAGTAGTAAAATGTGTTAAAAATTAGCCAATAGTCAAAAGGGGGAGGAAATTTTGTCTTTATTATTAAAACTAATTAAAGATCGTCGAAGCGTAAGAGAGTTTACCGATCAAGAGATAAGCAAAGACTTGATTGAAGAAATCTTAGAAGTAGGAAGATGGGCTCCTTCGGGATTAAATAATCAACCTTGGAAATTCTTAGTAGTTACCAAAAAAGAGGTACTAAATGAAATTTCTAATTATACCAAGTACCAAGAGATAATTAAAGCAGCTAAATTGTTGATAGTAGTCTTTTTAGACAAAGAAGCTTCTTATCACTACCTAAAGGATGTTCAAGCCGTGGGAGCTTGCCTTCAAAATATGTTACTCTTTATTCATGAATTAGGATTAGGAGCATGTTGGTTGGGAGAAATTCTTAATCAAAGTAAAGATTTAAGTAAGTATTTAGGAATTTCTGATCATTTAGAATTAATGGCAATTTTAGCTATCGGATATCCTGTTATTAGAGAAAGAATTTCTACTCGAAAAGAGTTAAAAGATTTAATTATTGGTTGGAAATAAGGATGGAAAAGGTTAGATACCATTTTTTTGTTTCTGGATTAGTCCAAGGGGTATTTTTTCGAGCTGAAACTCGAGCTAAAGCTATTCAACATGGAGTAACAGGATGGGTAAAAAACTTAGCTGACAGTAGAGTAGAAGTAATGGCAGAAGGAGAAAAAGAAGAGGTAGAAAAGTTAGTTGAGTTTTGCCAAGATGGCCCCCCAGGAGCGAAAGTAATTAGAGTAGAACTAAAAGAAGAAAAACACTTAGGTAAATTTGATAAATTTGTGATTAAGTATTCGTCATATCATCCTTAGATTTTATGGAAATAGTCTTATTAGAACCACCAAAACTACTTTCCCAATATAAATTTCAAGAAGTAACTAATGCTCCACTTTCTGCTTGCCTTATTACTCCGTATCTCTCTTCTCTTCTTAAAGATCATGGCTTTAAGGTTAAAATTGTTGACGCTCGTGATAAGTCCATAGAAGAAGCCATTATCTTAATCCAAGATGAATCACCAGCTCTTTTAGGAGTTCATTTAGTTTATCAATGGGAAGAGACGGCGGAGATTTTTAAGATGTTAAAAGAGATAAAGAACAAGTTTTCACCTTTTATTAATCTCTATGGCTTTTACCCAACTTTTGCTTACCAGGAATTATTAATTGAAAATCCCTTTAGTATCTACCTCGATACTATTACCATAGGAGAACCTGAACATACTTTTTTAGAATTAGCCAAGCTGGTAATTTACAAAAAACCATTAGGAGAGCTTTTTAAAATTAAAGGCTTAGCTTTTGTAAAAGACCAAAAAGTAGTAAGAAACCATGATCGGCCTCTTATTATGGACTTAGATAGCCTTCCTTTTCCCGATAGAACAAGTTTAAAGGATAATTCTATTAAGTATATCTTAGGAAGTAGAGGATGTTATCATCAATGTAGTTTTTGTTATATAAGTTCATTTTACAAAGGAAGCCTTTGGAGACCAAGAAGTGTAAAAAACATAATTAGTGAAATTTCTAAATTAGTAGCTCAAGGAAATAATTACTTTTATTTTGCTGATGCTAATTTTTTTGGAAAG from bacterium includes these protein-coding regions:
- a CDS encoding 7-cyano-7-deazaguanine synthase, encoding MDKKAIALLSGGLDSTLTIRLLLDQGIEIVALNFTSPFCQCNRKNSCQLESKKVAEKLDVKLKVIGLGKEYLEMVKSPKYGYGKNMNPCIDCRILMFKKAKSYMEEIKASFMITGEVLGQRPMSQHRKAMELIEKEAGLEGLILRPLSAQVLNPTLPEKIGIINRDKLLNIRGRSRRPQIKLALHYKINDYLCPAGGCLLTDPIFAKKLRDLLNHLKNPLWRDIKLLKIGRHFRVSNLTKVIVGRNKDENEQLLKLAKKEDSILKVTDYTTPVVIIQGRLNEEVIQLASKITVRYSDAPKEIPVTVLCQIDRDESLRKEIAIEESQLENMRI
- a CDS encoding sodium-translocating pyrophosphatase; the protein is MFQGVNKKMSKILLTLALMLVTSPLIASEAELVIPDIKATGSYNLLLMGFVICIVGFIFGIFEYLKLKSLKAHKSMTDIGELIFKTCKTYLIQQGKLLIVLEVFIAICIGFYFGYLQHMEVSGVLTILAWSVVGILGSYGVAWFGIRINTLANSRTAFAALEGKPINLSNIPLRAGMSIGVLLVSVELIMMLIILLFVRRELAGACFIGFAIGESLGASALRVAGGIFTKIADIGSDLMKIVFKIKEDDPRNPGVIADCTGDNAGDSVGPTADGFETYGVTGVALISFIVLAVSNEAYQIQLLTWIFLMRILMIATSLVAYWINKAVSNLAYAHKDEFDYEKPLTSLIWITSILSILMTFGVSYWQLSSLPGNLANLWLILSIIISCGTLGAALIPEFTKIFTSSKSKHTNEVVTASSEGGPSLTILSGLVAGNFSAFWIGMVVVSLMAISYASSLYIPPELMMYSSIFAFGLVAFGFLGMGPVTIAVDSYGPVTDNAQSIYELSLIESIPNITKEIERDFGFKPNVSKAKHYLESNDSAGNTFKATAKPVLIGTAVVGATTMIFSLILVLKKTLGIEPEAVLNLLNPYTLLGFICGGAVIFWFTGASIQAVTTGAYRTVEFIKKHIKLDTTEKKASAENSREVVKICTQYAQKGMFNIFIVVFSFALAFAFFSAPGNLVGITDPKELASLSAPTAFFISYLIAIAVFGLFQAIFMANAGGCWDNAKKIVEVELKQKGTPLHDATVIGDTVGDPFKDTSSVAMNPIIKFTTLFGLLAMEIAISEEFRANAPYVGIVFLLIALIFVYRSFYAMRIPKKYF
- a CDS encoding nitroreductase, which gives rise to MLSLLLKLIKDRRSVREFTDQEISKDLIEEILEVGRWAPSGLNNQPWKFLVVTKKEVLNEISNYTKYQEIIKAAKLLIVVFLDKEASYHYLKDVQAVGACLQNMLLFIHELGLGACWLGEILNQSKDLSKYLGISDHLELMAILAIGYPVIRERISTRKELKDLIIGWK
- a CDS encoding acylphosphatase, encoding MEKVRYHFFVSGLVQGVFFRAETRAKAIQHGVTGWVKNLADSRVEVMAEGEKEEVEKLVEFCQDGPPGAKVIRVELKEEKHLGKFDKFVIKYSSYHP
- a CDS encoding radical SAM protein → MEIVLLEPPKLLSQYKFQEVTNAPLSACLITPYLSSLLKDHGFKVKIVDARDKSIEEAIILIQDESPALLGVHLVYQWEETAEIFKMLKEIKNKFSPFINLYGFYPTFAYQELLIENPFSIYLDTITIGEPEHTFLELAKLVIYKKPLGELFKIKGLAFVKDQKVVRNHDRPLIMDLDSLPFPDRTSLKDNSIKYILGSRGCYHQCSFCYISSFYKGSLWRPRSVKNIISEISKLVAQGNNYFYFADANFFGKDLKEKKQRGLKLAFLLKKLRKEIKFGLECRTSDVHQEVFKALKEAGLREVFLGVENASLSTLNRFNKQDSNGQNKKALKIIQDLGINLFLGFIMFDLETTTSDLKKNLSFLQELNLLKKPSVTAHLLSHRESVFQGTLSYQRLLAKNLLRFSKFSRYEGFYTFSDYRIGIIYQVVERFCLTVLNALKGEDLNCSLETTQEHKFKEINDLLVLSFQETISYFEDDKNCFKEKVSEFQEKILAMFS